The following coding sequences lie in one Canis lupus familiaris isolate Mischka breed German Shepherd chromosome 34, alternate assembly UU_Cfam_GSD_1.0, whole genome shotgun sequence genomic window:
- the FAM131A gene encoding protein FAM131A isoform X1 encodes MPMISVLGKMFLWQREGPGGRWTCQTSRRVASDPAWAVEWIELPRGLSLSSLGSARTLRGWSRSSRPSSVDSQDLPEVNVGDTVAMLPKSRRALTIQEIAALARSSLHGISQVVKDHVTKPTAMAQGRVAHLIEWKGWSKPSDSPAALESAFSSYSDLSEGEQEARFAAGVAEQFAIAEAKLRAWSSVDGEDSTDESYDEDFTGGTDSDMAGQLPLGPHLQDLFTGHRFSRPMRQGSVEPESDCSQTVSPETLCSSLCSLEDGLLGSPARLASQLLGDELLLAKLPPSRESAFRSLGPLEAQDSLYNSPLMESCLSPAEEEPAPCKDCQPLCPPPVGSWERQRQASDVASSGVVSLDEDEAQPEEQ; translated from the exons ATGCCTATGATTTCTGTGCTGGGCAAAATGTTTCTGTGGCAGCGTGAAGGGCCTGGAGGACGATGGACTTGTCAGACAAGTCGCAGAG tgGCCTCGGACCCTGCTTGGGCTGTGGAGTGGATCGAACTTCCTCGGGGCCTCTCTCTATCTTCCTTGGGATCTGCTCGGACCCTCCGAGGCTGGAGCCGGTCCTCCCGCCCTTCCTCCGTGGACAGCCAGGACTTGCCAGAG GTGAATGTTGGAGACACAGTCGCGATGCTGCCCAAGTCCCGGAGAGCCCTAACTATCCAGGAGATTGCTGCACTGGCCAGATCCTCCCTGCATG GTATTTCTCAGGTGGTGAAGGACCACGTGACCAAGCCCACGGCCATGGCCCAGGGCCGAGTGGCTCACCTTATTGAGTGGAAGGGCTGGAGCAAGCCAAGTGATTCACCTGCTGCCCTGGAATCAGCCTTTTCCTCCTATTCGGACCTCAGTGAGGGTGAACAAGAGGCTCGCTTTGCAGCAG GAGTGGCTGAGCAATTTGCCATTGCAGAAGCCAAGCTTCGGGCGTGGTCTTCAGTGGATGGTGAGGACTCCACTGATGAATCCTATGATGAGGACTTTACTGGAGGAACTGACTCAG atATGGCTGGGCAGCTGCCCCTGGGGCCCCACCTCCAGGACCTCTTCACGGGCCACCGATTCTCCAGGCCTATGCGCCAGGGCTCTGTGGAGCCTGAGAGCGACTGCTCGCAGACCGTGTCCCCAGAGACCCTGTGCTCCAGTCTGTGCAGCCTAGAGGACGGGTTGCTGGGCTCCCCAGCCCGCCTGGCCTCCCAGCTGCTGGGCGACGAGCTGCTCCTCGCCAAACTGCCCCCCAGCCGGGAAAGTGCCTTCCGTAGCCTGGGCCCATTGGAGGCCCAGGACTCGCTCTACAACTCGCCCCTCATGGAGTCCTGCCTTTCCCCCGCCGAGGAGGAGCCAGCCCCCTGCAAGGACTGTCAGCCTCTCTGTCCGCCGCCAGTGGGCAGCTGGGAACGGCAGCGGCAAGCCTCTGATGTAGCTTCTTCTGGGGTGGTGTCCTTAGACGAGGATGAGGCACAGCCGGAGGAACAGTGA
- the FAM131A gene encoding protein FAM131A isoform X3: MLPKSRRALTIQEIAALARSSLHGISQVVKDHVTKPTAMAQGRVAHLIEWKGWSKPSDSPAALESAFSSYSDLSEGEQEARFAAGVAEQFAIAEAKLRAWSSVDGEDSTDESYDEDFTGGTDSDMAGQLPLGPHLQDLFTGHRFSRPMRQGSVEPESDCSQTVSPETLCSSLCSLEDGLLGSPARLASQLLGDELLLAKLPPSRESAFRSLGPLEAQDSLYNSPLMESCLSPAEEEPAPCKDCQPLCPPPVGSWERQRQASDVASSGVVSLDEDEAQPEEQ; this comes from the exons ATGCTGCCCAAGTCCCGGAGAGCCCTAACTATCCAGGAGATTGCTGCACTGGCCAGATCCTCCCTGCATG GTATTTCTCAGGTGGTGAAGGACCACGTGACCAAGCCCACGGCCATGGCCCAGGGCCGAGTGGCTCACCTTATTGAGTGGAAGGGCTGGAGCAAGCCAAGTGATTCACCTGCTGCCCTGGAATCAGCCTTTTCCTCCTATTCGGACCTCAGTGAGGGTGAACAAGAGGCTCGCTTTGCAGCAG GAGTGGCTGAGCAATTTGCCATTGCAGAAGCCAAGCTTCGGGCGTGGTCTTCAGTGGATGGTGAGGACTCCACTGATGAATCCTATGATGAGGACTTTACTGGAGGAACTGACTCAG atATGGCTGGGCAGCTGCCCCTGGGGCCCCACCTCCAGGACCTCTTCACGGGCCACCGATTCTCCAGGCCTATGCGCCAGGGCTCTGTGGAGCCTGAGAGCGACTGCTCGCAGACCGTGTCCCCAGAGACCCTGTGCTCCAGTCTGTGCAGCCTAGAGGACGGGTTGCTGGGCTCCCCAGCCCGCCTGGCCTCCCAGCTGCTGGGCGACGAGCTGCTCCTCGCCAAACTGCCCCCCAGCCGGGAAAGTGCCTTCCGTAGCCTGGGCCCATTGGAGGCCCAGGACTCGCTCTACAACTCGCCCCTCATGGAGTCCTGCCTTTCCCCCGCCGAGGAGGAGCCAGCCCCCTGCAAGGACTGTCAGCCTCTCTGTCCGCCGCCAGTGGGCAGCTGGGAACGGCAGCGGCAAGCCTCTGATGTAGCTTCTTCTGGGGTGGTGTCCTTAGACGAGGATGAGGCACAGCCGGAGGAACAGTGA
- the FAM131A gene encoding protein FAM131A isoform X2 encodes MGCIGSRSPAGQVASDPAWAVEWIELPRGLSLSSLGSARTLRGWSRSSRPSSVDSQDLPEVNVGDTVAMLPKSRRALTIQEIAALARSSLHGISQVVKDHVTKPTAMAQGRVAHLIEWKGWSKPSDSPAALESAFSSYSDLSEGEQEARFAAGVAEQFAIAEAKLRAWSSVDGEDSTDESYDEDFTGGTDSDMAGQLPLGPHLQDLFTGHRFSRPMRQGSVEPESDCSQTVSPETLCSSLCSLEDGLLGSPARLASQLLGDELLLAKLPPSRESAFRSLGPLEAQDSLYNSPLMESCLSPAEEEPAPCKDCQPLCPPPVGSWERQRQASDVASSGVVSLDEDEAQPEEQ; translated from the exons ATGGGCTGCATCGGCTCTCGGAGTCCGGCGGGTCAGG tgGCCTCGGACCCTGCTTGGGCTGTGGAGTGGATCGAACTTCCTCGGGGCCTCTCTCTATCTTCCTTGGGATCTGCTCGGACCCTCCGAGGCTGGAGCCGGTCCTCCCGCCCTTCCTCCGTGGACAGCCAGGACTTGCCAGAG GTGAATGTTGGAGACACAGTCGCGATGCTGCCCAAGTCCCGGAGAGCCCTAACTATCCAGGAGATTGCTGCACTGGCCAGATCCTCCCTGCATG GTATTTCTCAGGTGGTGAAGGACCACGTGACCAAGCCCACGGCCATGGCCCAGGGCCGAGTGGCTCACCTTATTGAGTGGAAGGGCTGGAGCAAGCCAAGTGATTCACCTGCTGCCCTGGAATCAGCCTTTTCCTCCTATTCGGACCTCAGTGAGGGTGAACAAGAGGCTCGCTTTGCAGCAG GAGTGGCTGAGCAATTTGCCATTGCAGAAGCCAAGCTTCGGGCGTGGTCTTCAGTGGATGGTGAGGACTCCACTGATGAATCCTATGATGAGGACTTTACTGGAGGAACTGACTCAG atATGGCTGGGCAGCTGCCCCTGGGGCCCCACCTCCAGGACCTCTTCACGGGCCACCGATTCTCCAGGCCTATGCGCCAGGGCTCTGTGGAGCCTGAGAGCGACTGCTCGCAGACCGTGTCCCCAGAGACCCTGTGCTCCAGTCTGTGCAGCCTAGAGGACGGGTTGCTGGGCTCCCCAGCCCGCCTGGCCTCCCAGCTGCTGGGCGACGAGCTGCTCCTCGCCAAACTGCCCCCCAGCCGGGAAAGTGCCTTCCGTAGCCTGGGCCCATTGGAGGCCCAGGACTCGCTCTACAACTCGCCCCTCATGGAGTCCTGCCTTTCCCCCGCCGAGGAGGAGCCAGCCCCCTGCAAGGACTGTCAGCCTCTCTGTCCGCCGCCAGTGGGCAGCTGGGAACGGCAGCGGCAAGCCTCTGATGTAGCTTCTTCTGGGGTGGTGTCCTTAGACGAGGATGAGGCACAGCCGGAGGAACAGTGA